The proteins below come from a single Thermopolyspora flexuosa genomic window:
- a CDS encoding Rne/Rng family ribonuclease produces the protein MLENEPTNAGAEGPGENTTTEQTPKVTRRRRAASRPAGPPPEEAEREAGLLVDEPPQATPVKEPEPAAPTASEPATAQAVADQAGSDQTETAQQPKDEERPEQPAKTTRRTRTRKTQTTDEAAPAEETTTTRRTRTRRRRTATADDAAEQAAEAVPADAGSAPEEAASSQVTASANGTAPRAAGSEDGRTGPRDDEPADARANGRAAEPAEEDRDEDAGEEAEETAPRAGNLLADPFGLATQALRRAKAPGVVFQAPSTVLQPIFQAPEPIEPRDRWDADDIEPDFDDLDTDPGEAEAADRAAGETTEGTGGRRRRRRRGGRNRNRNREAEEAQEQAAEAATAEQPAAEAEAGQDAAQAEAEERQPEEQQPETTAEQEAAATTATTGSRRRRRRRRRAHEVDSDEPAPDDPPNTVVRIRQPRTTVKPVSLDEVQGVRGSTRLEAKKQRRREGRELGRRRPPIITESEFLARRESVERVMVVRRRGGRTQIAVLEDGILVEHYVDRHSSQSYVGNVYLGKVQNVLPSMEAAFIDIGKGRNAVLYAGEVNFDSAGLEGQPKRIESALKSGQSVLVQVTKDPIGHKGARLTSQISLPGRYLVYVPDGSMTGISRKLPDKERARLKSILKKVMPENAGVIVRTAAEGATEEELSRDVARLSAQWENIQRKAKSSSPPELLYSEPDLTIRVVRDVFNEDFKQLVVAGDGGPDDDIWDTVHEYVKYVAPHLLDRVSKWEGEEDVFAHYRIDEQIAKALERKVWLPSGGSLVIDRTEAMTVIDVNTGKFTGQGGNLEETVTRNNLEAAEEIVRQLRLRDIGGIIVIDFIDMVLESNRDLVLRRMLECLARDRTKHQVAEVTSLGLVQMTRKRVGQGLLEAFSTPCECCGGRGLITSLEPVDGKPEPRGTQGKMAIEKAVAEKVAAAVAARDTGGEAARESVTLTATAEDAAEEPATRSRRRSRAKVKQAE, from the coding sequence ATGCTCGAGAACGAGCCGACCAACGCGGGGGCCGAAGGCCCCGGCGAGAACACGACAACAGAACAGACACCAAAGGTCACCCGGCGTCGCCGTGCCGCGAGCAGACCGGCCGGCCCGCCGCCGGAGGAGGCCGAGCGCGAGGCCGGACTGCTGGTGGACGAGCCACCGCAGGCGACGCCGGTGAAGGAGCCGGAGCCCGCCGCGCCCACCGCCTCCGAACCGGCCACGGCACAAGCCGTTGCCGACCAGGCCGGATCGGACCAGACCGAGACCGCACAGCAGCCGAAGGACGAGGAGCGACCGGAACAACCGGCGAAGACCACGCGCCGCACCCGGACCAGGAAGACCCAGACCACCGACGAGGCCGCGCCGGCCGAGGAGACCACGACGACCCGGCGCACCCGCACGCGCAGGCGGCGCACCGCCACCGCCGACGACGCGGCCGAGCAGGCCGCCGAGGCCGTACCCGCGGACGCCGGGAGCGCCCCGGAGGAGGCGGCGTCGTCGCAGGTCACCGCGAGCGCGAACGGCACGGCGCCGCGGGCCGCCGGATCCGAGGACGGGCGGACCGGGCCGCGTGACGACGAGCCCGCCGACGCCAGGGCGAACGGCAGGGCCGCCGAGCCGGCCGAGGAGGACCGGGACGAGGACGCCGGCGAGGAGGCCGAGGAGACCGCGCCGCGCGCCGGGAACCTGCTCGCCGACCCGTTCGGCCTCGCCACCCAGGCGCTGCGCCGCGCCAAGGCGCCCGGCGTGGTGTTCCAGGCCCCGTCCACCGTGCTCCAGCCGATCTTCCAGGCGCCCGAGCCGATCGAGCCGCGCGACCGGTGGGACGCCGACGACATCGAGCCCGACTTCGACGACCTCGACACGGACCCCGGTGAGGCGGAGGCCGCCGACCGCGCCGCGGGGGAGACCACGGAGGGGACCGGCGGCCGGCGCCGGCGCCGCCGCCGCGGCGGCCGCAACCGGAACCGCAACCGCGAGGCCGAGGAGGCGCAGGAGCAGGCCGCGGAGGCCGCCACCGCCGAGCAGCCGGCGGCGGAGGCCGAGGCCGGGCAGGACGCGGCGCAGGCCGAGGCCGAGGAGCGGCAGCCGGAGGAGCAGCAGCCCGAGACCACCGCGGAGCAGGAGGCCGCGGCCACGACCGCCACGACCGGGTCGCGCCGCAGGCGGCGCCGCCGCCGGCGGGCGCACGAGGTGGACAGCGACGAGCCGGCGCCCGACGACCCGCCGAACACCGTGGTGCGCATCCGCCAGCCGCGGACCACGGTCAAGCCGGTCTCCCTCGACGAGGTCCAGGGCGTGCGCGGCTCGACCCGGCTGGAGGCGAAGAAGCAGCGCCGCCGCGAGGGCCGCGAGCTGGGCCGCCGCCGCCCGCCGATCATCACCGAGTCGGAGTTCCTCGCCCGGCGCGAGTCGGTCGAGCGGGTCATGGTGGTGCGCCGCCGCGGCGGCCGTACCCAGATCGCGGTGCTCGAGGACGGCATCCTCGTCGAGCACTACGTCGACCGCCACTCGAGCCAGTCCTACGTCGGCAACGTCTACCTCGGCAAGGTCCAGAACGTGCTGCCGTCGATGGAGGCCGCCTTCATCGACATCGGCAAGGGCCGGAACGCGGTGCTGTACGCCGGCGAGGTGAACTTCGACTCCGCCGGGCTCGAGGGCCAGCCCAAGCGCATCGAGTCGGCGCTGAAGTCGGGGCAGTCGGTGCTCGTGCAGGTCACCAAGGACCCGATCGGCCACAAGGGCGCCCGGCTCACCAGCCAGATCAGCCTGCCCGGCCGGTACCTGGTGTACGTCCCGGACGGGTCGATGACCGGCATCAGCCGCAAGCTGCCCGACAAGGAGCGCGCCCGGCTCAAGAGCATCCTGAAGAAGGTCATGCCGGAGAACGCCGGCGTGATCGTGCGGACCGCGGCCGAGGGCGCCACCGAGGAGGAGCTCAGCCGCGACGTCGCCCGGCTGTCCGCGCAGTGGGAGAACATCCAGCGCAAGGCGAAGTCGTCCAGCCCGCCCGAGCTGCTGTACTCCGAGCCGGACCTCACCATCCGCGTCGTGCGCGACGTGTTCAACGAGGACTTCAAGCAGCTCGTCGTCGCCGGTGACGGCGGCCCGGACGACGACATCTGGGACACCGTGCACGAGTACGTCAAGTACGTCGCCCCCCACCTGCTCGACCGGGTGTCGAAGTGGGAGGGCGAGGAGGACGTGTTCGCGCACTACCGGATCGACGAGCAGATCGCCAAGGCGCTGGAGCGCAAGGTGTGGCTGCCCAGCGGCGGCTCGCTGGTGATCGACCGCACCGAGGCGATGACGGTCATCGACGTCAACACCGGAAAGTTCACCGGCCAGGGCGGCAACCTCGAGGAGACCGTCACCCGCAACAACCTGGAGGCGGCCGAGGAGATCGTCCGCCAGCTCCGGCTGCGCGACATCGGCGGCATCATCGTCATCGACTTCATCGACATGGTGCTGGAGAGCAACCGGGACCTGGTGCTGCGGCGCATGCTCGAGTGCCTCGCCCGGGACCGCACCAAGCACCAGGTCGCCGAGGTGACGTCGCTGGGCCTGGTGCAGATGACCCGCAAGCGGGTCGGCCAGGGCCTGCTGGAGGCGTTCTCCACGCCGTGCGAGTGCTGCGGTGGCCGCGGGCTCATCACCTCGCTCGAGCCGGTCGACGGCAAGCCGGAGCCGCGCGGCACCCAGGGCAAGATGGCGATCGAGAAGGCGGTGGCGGAGAAGGTCGCCGCCGCGGTGGCCGCCCGCGACACCGGCGGGGAGGCGGCGCGCGAGTCCGTGACGCTGACCGCGACCGCCGAGGACGCGGCGGAGGAGCCCGCCACGCGGAGCCGGCGGCGGTCCCGCGCCAAGGTGAAGCAGGCGGAGTAG
- the rplU gene encoding 50S ribosomal protein L21, with translation MYAIVRCGGRQEKVSVGDVLEVDRIAGEVGSTVSLPAVLVVDDGEVTTDAAALKKFKVTAEILGETKGPKIHILKYRPKTGYKKRQGHRQRYTRIKVTGISAGQ, from the coding sequence GTGTACGCGATCGTCCGTTGCGGCGGCAGGCAGGAGAAGGTGTCCGTCGGCGACGTCCTCGAGGTGGACAGGATCGCCGGTGAGGTCGGCTCCACGGTGTCTCTGCCGGCGGTGCTCGTCGTCGACGACGGCGAAGTCACCACCGATGCCGCGGCTCTGAAGAAGTTCAAGGTCACCGCCGAGATCCTCGGCGAGACCAAGGGCCCCAAGATCCACATCCTCAAGTACCGGCCGAAGACCGGCTACAAGAAGCGTCAGGGTCACCGCCAGCGCTACACGCGGATCAAGGTGACCGGGATCTCCGCCGGGCAGTAG
- the rpmA gene encoding 50S ribosomal protein L27, which translates to MAHKKGASSTRNGRDSNSKRLGVKRFGGQFVKAGEIIVRQRGTHFHPGNNVGRGGDDTLFALVAGHVQFGRVRGRRAVSIVPVPVAE; encoded by the coding sequence ATGGCACACAAGAAGGGTGCGTCGTCCACCCGGAACGGCCGCGACTCCAACTCCAAGCGGCTCGGCGTGAAGCGCTTCGGCGGCCAGTTCGTCAAGGCCGGCGAGATCATCGTCCGGCAGCGCGGCACGCACTTCCACCCGGGTAACAACGTCGGCCGGGGCGGCGACGACACGCTGTTCGCGCTCGTCGCGGGGCACGTGCAGTTCGGCCGGGTGCGGGGCCGCAGGGCCGTGAGCATCGTCCCCGTCCCCGTCGCGGAGTAG
- the obgE gene encoding GTPase ObgE: protein MAEFVDRVVLHVKAGDGGHGCASIRREKFKPLGGPDGGNGGRGGDVILEVDPNTSTLIDYHHRPHRRAESGKQGMGSNRDGANGADLVLPVPNGTVVKDARTGEVLVDLVGVGTRYVAAQGGRGGLGNAALASPRRKAPGFALLGEPGEERDLVLELKTVADVALVGFPNAGKSSLIAAISAARPKIADYPFTTLVPNLGVVTAGDVVYTVADVPGLIPGASQGKGLGHEFLRHVERCSTLVHVLDCATLEPGRDPVSDYEVIEAELAAYGALEDRPRMAVLNKVDVPEARELAELVRPMLEERGLRVFEVSAATHEGLRELSFAMAEMVAAARAARPVEEPTRLVIRPPRLGDAGFEVRRIDENTFQIVGEKPERWIRQTDFGNDEAVGYLAERLAKLGVEEALAKAGATEGVDVIIGPLDGGYVFDWRPDVTAGPSRGPRGTDDRVSQS, encoded by the coding sequence GTGGCTGAGTTCGTGGACCGCGTGGTCCTCCACGTCAAGGCGGGCGATGGGGGACACGGCTGCGCATCCATCCGCCGGGAGAAGTTCAAGCCGCTCGGCGGCCCCGACGGCGGGAACGGCGGCCGCGGCGGCGACGTGATCCTGGAGGTGGACCCCAACACCTCCACGCTGATCGACTACCACCACCGCCCGCACCGCCGGGCCGAGTCCGGCAAGCAGGGCATGGGCTCCAACCGGGACGGCGCGAACGGCGCCGACCTCGTGCTGCCGGTGCCGAACGGGACGGTGGTGAAGGACGCCAGGACCGGGGAGGTCCTCGTCGACCTGGTCGGGGTCGGCACCCGGTACGTCGCGGCGCAGGGCGGGCGCGGCGGCCTCGGCAACGCGGCCCTCGCCTCCCCGCGGCGCAAGGCGCCCGGGTTCGCGCTGCTCGGCGAGCCGGGCGAGGAACGCGACCTCGTCCTCGAGCTGAAGACGGTCGCGGACGTGGCGCTCGTCGGCTTCCCCAACGCGGGCAAGTCCTCGCTGATCGCCGCGATCTCCGCGGCCCGGCCGAAGATCGCCGACTACCCGTTCACCACGCTCGTGCCCAACCTCGGCGTGGTCACCGCCGGGGACGTCGTCTACACGGTGGCCGACGTGCCCGGCCTCATCCCCGGCGCCTCCCAGGGCAAGGGGCTGGGGCACGAGTTCCTGCGGCACGTGGAGCGCTGCTCGACGCTGGTGCACGTGCTCGACTGCGCCACGCTGGAGCCGGGCCGCGACCCGGTCAGCGACTACGAGGTGATCGAGGCCGAGCTCGCCGCGTACGGCGCGCTGGAGGACCGGCCGCGCATGGCCGTGCTCAACAAGGTGGACGTGCCCGAGGCGCGGGAGCTCGCCGAGCTGGTCCGGCCCATGCTCGAGGAGCGCGGGCTGCGGGTGTTCGAGGTGTCGGCCGCCACCCACGAGGGGCTGCGGGAGCTGTCGTTCGCGATGGCGGAGATGGTCGCCGCCGCGCGCGCGGCCCGCCCGGTCGAGGAGCCCACCCGGCTCGTGATCCGCCCGCCGCGGCTGGGCGACGCGGGCTTCGAGGTGCGGCGCATCGACGAGAACACCTTCCAGATCGTGGGGGAGAAGCCGGAGCGCTGGATCCGGCAGACCGACTTCGGCAACGACGAGGCCGTCGGCTACCTCGCCGAGCGCCTCGCCAAGCTCGGCGTGGAGGAGGCCCTCGCCAAGGCGGGCGCCACCGAGGGCGTCGATGTGATCATCGGCCCGCTCGACGGCGGCTACGTGTTCGACTGGCGCCCGGACGTGACCGCCGGGCCCAGCCGGGGGCCGCGCGGCACCGACGACCGCGTGTCGCAAAGCTGA
- the proB gene encoding glutamate 5-kinase, with amino-acid sequence MNGGVVDRERVRTANRLVVKVGSSSLTTPQGMIDGDRVDALVDVLAAQRNAGRQIVLVSSGAIAAGLGPLGLTARPRDLATQQAAASVGQGVLVARYTSSFARYGLRVGQVLLTADDMMRRSHHRNAQRALAKLLDLGIVPVVNENDTVATDEIRFGDNDRLAALVAHLIHADALILLSDVDALYDGDPRRPGARRIPEVRGPEDLVGVELGKSGRVGTGGMITKVQAARIATGAGVPVVLTAAAYAAQALSGADVGTYFHPQGRHPGTRLLWLAHATTGRGRLWLDAGAVEAIVTHRKSLLPAGVTAVEGDFSAGDPVDLCGPHGETVARGLVNYDAAEIPELLGRSTRELAATLGPEYERELVHRDDIVILEPLTGA; translated from the coding sequence GTGAACGGAGGGGTAGTGGATCGCGAGCGGGTGCGGACGGCGAACCGGCTGGTCGTGAAGGTGGGGTCGTCGTCGCTCACCACCCCGCAGGGCATGATCGACGGTGACCGGGTGGACGCGCTGGTCGACGTGCTCGCCGCGCAGCGCAACGCCGGCCGGCAGATCGTCCTCGTCTCGTCCGGGGCGATCGCCGCCGGGCTCGGCCCGCTGGGGCTGACCGCCCGGCCCCGGGACCTCGCCACCCAGCAGGCCGCCGCGTCGGTGGGGCAGGGCGTGCTGGTCGCCCGGTACACCTCCTCGTTCGCCCGGTACGGCCTGCGGGTCGGGCAGGTGCTGCTCACCGCCGACGACATGATGCGCCGCTCCCACCATCGCAACGCGCAGCGCGCGCTCGCCAAGCTGCTCGACCTCGGCATCGTGCCGGTGGTGAACGAGAACGACACCGTCGCCACCGACGAGATCCGGTTCGGCGACAACGACCGGCTCGCCGCCCTGGTCGCGCACCTGATCCACGCCGACGCGCTGATCCTGCTGTCGGACGTGGACGCGCTGTACGACGGCGACCCGCGGCGGCCCGGGGCGCGGCGCATCCCCGAGGTGCGCGGCCCGGAGGACCTCGTCGGCGTCGAGCTCGGCAAGTCCGGCCGGGTCGGCACCGGCGGCATGATCACCAAGGTGCAGGCGGCGCGGATCGCCACCGGGGCCGGGGTCCCGGTCGTGCTCACCGCGGCCGCGTACGCGGCCCAGGCGCTGAGCGGCGCCGACGTCGGCACCTACTTCCACCCCCAGGGCAGGCACCCGGGCACGCGGCTGCTGTGGCTCGCGCACGCCACCACCGGGCGGGGCCGGCTGTGGCTCGACGCCGGTGCGGTGGAGGCGATCGTCACCCACCGCAAGTCGCTGCTGCCCGCCGGGGTCACCGCCGTGGAGGGCGACTTCTCCGCCGGCGACCCGGTGGACCTGTGCGGCCCGCACGGCGAGACGGTGGCGCGCGGGCTGGTCAACTACGACGCGGCCGAGATCCCCGAGCTGCTCGGCCGGTCCACCCGCGAGCTCGCGGCCACCCTCGGCCCCGAGTACGAGAGGGAACTCGTCCACCGCGACGACATCGTCATACTGGAACCCCTGACCGGAGCGTAG
- a CDS encoding glutamate-5-semialdehyde dehydrogenase, with amino-acid sequence MADSVRADDRAAEEFLQVAKAARKAATVLAPLPRAPKDAALRAIADALLGRTEEIVAANEKDVARARESGTSEAMIDRLRLDAGRVAAIAEAVRQVADLPDPVGEVVRGSTLPNGLELRQIRVPLGVVGMIYEGRPNVTVDAAALCLKSGNAALLRGSSSAYESNTALVRVMRDALAGTEVPQDAVQLVPGTDRESARRLMRARGLVDVLIPRGGASLINSVVEESTVPVIETGVGNCHVYVDAEADLDIAVEILVNAKTQRPSVCNAAETFLVHEAVAEEFLPRALRALGAAGVTVHGDKRVLEIAAGVPDGAKVVEATEDDFYAEYLSLDIAAAVVGSLDEAVEHIRTYGSAHTDAIVTRSMANARRFVAMVDSAAVAVNASTRFTDGGEFGFGAEIGISTQKLHARGPMGLPELTSTKWVYTGEGHLRTSSGTVIAGR; translated from the coding sequence ATGGCCGACTCAGTGAGGGCCGACGACCGCGCGGCCGAAGAGTTTCTGCAGGTCGCCAAGGCGGCCAGGAAGGCCGCCACCGTGCTCGCGCCGCTGCCGCGCGCCCCCAAGGACGCCGCGCTGCGCGCGATCGCCGACGCCCTGCTGGGCCGTACCGAGGAGATCGTCGCGGCGAACGAGAAGGACGTGGCCCGCGCCCGCGAGTCCGGCACCTCCGAGGCGATGATCGACCGGCTGCGGCTCGACGCCGGGCGGGTGGCGGCGATCGCCGAGGCGGTGCGCCAGGTGGCGGACCTGCCCGACCCGGTCGGTGAGGTGGTGCGCGGGAGCACGCTGCCGAACGGGCTGGAGCTGCGGCAGATCCGGGTGCCGCTCGGCGTGGTCGGCATGATCTACGAGGGGCGGCCGAACGTCACCGTGGACGCCGCCGCGCTCTGCCTGAAGAGCGGGAACGCGGCGCTGCTGCGCGGCTCGTCGAGCGCGTACGAGTCGAACACCGCGCTGGTGCGGGTGATGCGGGACGCCCTCGCCGGCACCGAGGTGCCGCAGGACGCGGTGCAGCTCGTGCCGGGCACCGACCGCGAGTCGGCCAGGCGGCTCATGCGGGCGCGCGGGCTGGTGGACGTGCTGATCCCGCGCGGCGGCGCGTCGCTGATCAACTCGGTGGTGGAGGAGTCGACGGTCCCGGTGATCGAGACCGGGGTGGGCAACTGCCACGTGTACGTCGACGCCGAGGCCGACCTCGACATCGCCGTGGAGATCCTCGTCAACGCCAAGACGCAGCGGCCGTCGGTGTGCAACGCGGCCGAGACGTTCCTGGTGCACGAGGCGGTCGCCGAGGAGTTCCTGCCGCGGGCGCTGCGCGCGCTCGGCGCGGCCGGGGTCACCGTGCACGGCGACAAGCGCGTGCTGGAGATCGCGGCCGGGGTGCCGGACGGGGCGAAGGTGGTCGAGGCGACCGAGGACGACTTCTACGCCGAGTACCTCTCGCTCGACATCGCCGCGGCGGTGGTCGGCTCGCTCGACGAGGCCGTGGAGCACATCCGCACGTACGGCTCGGCGCACACGGACGCGATCGTGACCCGGTCGATGGCGAACGCCCGCCGGTTCGTCGCGATGGTGGACTCCGCGGCGGTGGCGGTGAACGCCTCGACGCGGTTCACCGACGGCGGCGAGTTCGGGTTCGGCGCGGAGATCGGCATCTCCACCCAGAAGCTGCACGCCCGCGGCCCGATGGGCCTGCCGGAGCTCACCTCCACCAAGTGGGTGTACACCGGCGAGGGGCACCTGCGGACCTCCTCGGGTACGGTGATCGCCGGGCGGTGA
- a CDS encoding serine/threonine-protein kinase: MGGRRAGNLGRVGPYTLYERLGRGGMGEVYLARDRRGRRVAIKLLRSMIEDDPAARMRLDREVRALRRVESPYVATVLDADLSGDRPYLVMEYIEGDTLLETVRRDGPLGDAELLALAHGLASALAVIHAAGVVHRDLKPANVILSSRGPVLIDFGIAHVVDATRVTDTGVFLGTPGYAAPELFAGEPVGEAADLHAWGATVAFAATGRPTFGRGSAEAQMYAILHGQADLAGVPAALLPHIRAALHREPDKRPAAALLASRLDRLMRASTPQSRAVVRGRRRPPQIARARGAGARADADVASPPDGPRAAEGALEGVRAAGPREAGARDADVAREPGVRDAGPREPGGPRGAGRMRLRRRTGHGPPGEAVDEPRSPERSSGGVAALLLLALLAVPGVAASVVWAPATFLVTAGFGVLARALWSGHALVRGRRPGWGRALLRLATFPLMLAVSVVTAVVWPGLVAGASAALSLWLASGLREPQDWWSLPGPITLAGVVFGIVCGGIIDREVDRAGMRMPELRRDVLRALALLGGFVAICAAAVRAVVVFL; this comes from the coding sequence ATGGGTGGACGGCGGGCGGGCAACCTGGGTCGGGTCGGCCCGTACACGCTCTATGAGCGGCTCGGGCGCGGCGGCATGGGCGAGGTCTACCTCGCCCGCGACCGCCGCGGTCGGCGCGTCGCCATCAAGCTGCTGCGCAGCATGATCGAGGACGACCCGGCGGCGCGCATGCGCCTCGACCGCGAGGTGCGGGCGCTGCGCCGGGTGGAGAGCCCGTACGTGGCGACCGTGCTCGACGCCGACCTCTCCGGCGACCGGCCGTACCTGGTGATGGAGTACATCGAGGGCGACACGCTGCTCGAGACGGTACGGCGGGACGGCCCGCTCGGCGACGCCGAACTGCTCGCCCTCGCGCACGGGCTCGCCAGCGCGCTCGCGGTGATCCACGCGGCCGGGGTGGTGCACCGCGACCTGAAACCGGCGAACGTGATCCTCTCGTCGCGCGGGCCGGTGCTCATCGACTTCGGCATCGCGCACGTGGTGGACGCCACCCGGGTGACCGACACCGGGGTCTTCCTCGGCACCCCCGGGTACGCGGCGCCGGAGCTGTTCGCCGGGGAGCCGGTGGGTGAGGCAGCGGACCTGCACGCCTGGGGCGCGACCGTGGCGTTCGCGGCGACCGGGCGGCCCACCTTCGGCCGCGGGTCGGCCGAGGCGCAGATGTACGCGATCCTGCACGGCCAGGCCGACCTTGCGGGCGTGCCCGCGGCGCTGCTGCCGCACATCCGGGCGGCGCTGCACCGGGAGCCGGACAAGCGCCCGGCGGCCGCGCTGCTCGCGTCCCGGCTCGACCGGCTCATGCGGGCCTCCACGCCGCAGTCCCGCGCGGTGGTGCGGGGCCGCCGCAGGCCGCCGCAGATCGCCCGGGCCCGCGGCGCGGGCGCGCGGGCGGACGCGGACGTGGCCTCCCCGCCGGACGGTCCGCGCGCGGCCGAGGGGGCGCTGGAGGGCGTGCGCGCGGCGGGGCCGCGCGAGGCCGGGGCGCGTGACGCGGACGTGGCGCGGGAGCCGGGGGTCCGGGACGCCGGTCCGCGGGAGCCCGGTGGGCCGCGGGGCGCGGGGCGCATGCGGCTGCGGCGCCGTACCGGCCACGGGCCGCCGGGGGAGGCGGTGGACGAGCCCCGGTCGCCGGAGCGCTCCTCGGGCGGCGTCGCGGCGCTGTTGCTGCTGGCGCTGCTCGCGGTGCCCGGCGTGGCCGCGTCGGTGGTGTGGGCGCCGGCCACCTTCCTCGTCACCGCCGGCTTCGGCGTGCTCGCCCGCGCGCTGTGGAGCGGTCACGCGCTGGTGCGCGGGCGCAGGCCGGGCTGGGGCCGGGCGCTGCTGCGGCTGGCCACCTTCCCGCTGATGCTGGCGGTCTCCGTGGTCACCGCGGTGGTCTGGCCGGGCCTGGTGGCGGGCGCGAGCGCGGCGCTGAGCCTGTGGCTCGCCTCGGGCCTGCGCGAGCCGCAGGACTGGTGGAGCCTGCCCGGGCCGATCACGCTCGCCGGGGTGGTGTTCGGCATCGTGTGCGGCGGCATCATCGACCGCGAGGTGGATCGCGCCGGGATGCGCATGCCCGAGCTGCGCAGGGACGTGCTGCGCGCCCTCGCGCTGCTCGGCGGCTTCGTCGCGATCTGCGCCGCCGCGGTACGGGCGGTGGTGGTGTTCCTCTGA
- a CDS encoding M48 family metallopeptidase, which translates to MTTIPDRRRVPLPGISSRAYEHPADRSALVAMRSLSGFDSVLKQLSGLVSERRLRLMRLASAVRTSDTQFRSLHEMGRDAAYILDLPRIPEIYVQQDPSVNAMAIGFDDPFIVVTTGTLDLLDEEELRFVIGHETAHILSGHAVYRTMLLILTRLATRVAWIPLGYIGLRAIVAGLEEWFRKSELSCDRGGLLCGQDPDAAMRALMKLAGGTRLHEMNIEAFLDQAREYDTAGDVRDGLLKVLNLLGTTHPFAVVRVAELDRWRRSGAYEAILSGDYPRREDDRNVRISEEIKEAARAYRESWSQSQDPFIGVLRDVAESAVSAGERIFNRFARRTG; encoded by the coding sequence ATGACGACCATTCCGGATCGCAGACGCGTCCCTCTCCCCGGCATCAGCTCCCGGGCCTATGAACATCCCGCCGATCGGTCGGCGCTGGTCGCGATGCGTTCGCTCAGCGGCTTCGACTCGGTGCTCAAGCAGCTCTCCGGCCTGGTGAGCGAGCGGCGGCTGCGCCTGATGCGGCTCGCCTCGGCGGTGCGCACGAGCGACACCCAGTTCCGGTCGCTGCACGAGATGGGGCGGGACGCCGCCTATATCCTCGACCTGCCGCGGATCCCGGAGATCTACGTCCAGCAGGATCCGTCGGTGAACGCGATGGCGATCGGGTTCGACGACCCGTTCATCGTGGTCACCACGGGCACGCTCGACCTCCTCGACGAGGAGGAGCTGCGCTTCGTCATCGGGCACGAGACCGCGCACATCCTCTCCGGGCACGCGGTCTACCGCACCATGCTGCTCATCCTCACCCGGCTCGCCACCCGGGTGGCGTGGATCCCGCTCGGTTACATCGGCCTGCGCGCCATCGTCGCCGGGCTCGAGGAGTGGTTCCGCAAGTCCGAGCTGTCGTGCGACCGCGGCGGCCTGCTGTGCGGCCAGGACCCGGACGCCGCGATGCGCGCGCTGATGAAGCTCGCCGGCGGCACCCGCCTGCACGAGATGAACATCGAGGCGTTCCTCGACCAGGCCCGCGAGTACGACACCGCCGGGGACGTGCGCGACGGCCTGCTGAAGGTGCTCAACCTGCTCGGCACCACCCACCCGTTCGCCGTGGTCCGCGTCGCCGAGCTCGACCGGTGGCGCCGCAGCGGCGCGTACGAGGCGATCCTGAGCGGCGACTACCCGCGCCGCGAGGACGACCGGAACGTGCGGATCAGCGAGGAGATCAAGGAGGCCGCGCGCGCCTACCGCGAGTCCTGGTCGCAGTCCCAGGACCCGTTCATCGGCGTGCTCCGCGACGTCGCGGAGAGCGCGGTGAGCGCGGGCGAGCGCATCTTCAACCGCTTCGCCCGGCGGACCGGCTGA
- the nadD gene encoding nicotinate-nucleotide adenylyltransferase: MRNGAEIRRLGIMGGTFDPIHHGHLVAASEVQHHFQLDEVVFVPTGRPWQKADREVSDPEDRYLMTVIATASNPRFSVSRVDIDRPGPTYTLDTLRDIAALYGPDVELYFITGADALAQILSWRNAEEMFKIAHFVGCTRPGHVLKDPGLPEGKVSLIEIPALAISSSECRQRVAAGEPIWYLVPDGIVQYINKRHLYRRKQG, translated from the coding sequence ATGAGAAATGGGGCGGAGATCAGGCGTCTCGGCATCATGGGTGGGACGTTCGACCCGATCCACCACGGGCACCTGGTCGCGGCGAGCGAGGTCCAGCACCACTTCCAGCTCGACGAGGTGGTGTTCGTGCCGACCGGGAGACCCTGGCAGAAGGCGGACCGGGAGGTGTCGGACCCGGAGGACCGCTACCTCATGACGGTGATCGCCACGGCGTCCAACCCGCGCTTCTCGGTGAGCCGGGTGGACATCGACCGCCCGGGCCCGACCTACACGCTGGACACGCTGCGTGACATCGCGGCGCTGTACGGGCCGGACGTGGAGCTTTACTTCATCACGGGTGCCGACGCGCTCGCCCAGATCCTTAGCTGGCGGAACGCGGAGGAGATGTTTAAGATCGCGCACTTCGTCGGCTGCACCCGCCCGGGGCACGTGCTCAAGGATCCGGGGCTGCCGGAGGGCAAGGTGAGCCTCATCGAGATCCCCGCCCTCGCCATCTCCTCGTCCGAATGCCGCCAGCGCGTCGCCGCAGGTGAGCCGATCTGGTACCTGGTGCCGGACGGGATCGTGCAGTACATCAACAAGCGTCACCTCTACCGGCGGAAGCAGGGGTAG